TGTACAATCGTTGCGGTTACTGATGGTGAAGAAGAATTTATAGATAATAATGCCAATGGCATTTATGATACTGGAGAATTTTTTGTAGATACTAATGACGATATCTATATTGATGTAAATGATAATGAAAAATACGATTCTAATGAACTATTCATAGTTGACAATAATAAAAATGGAATTTTTGATGGTCCTAATGACGTTTGGGATAATAATAAACGTATCTCCAAAAAAATTAATATGTTCATAACGGGAGAACCAAAGCTGGTTGTGGCTGAAAAACGAGAAGATGGGAAATATCATCTTATTACTGAATCGGAATTTCAAGAAATTGTTGCACCTACAGGTAATAGTGATCAAGATAATGATAAAGGAAATGGAAAACGAAGTTTTGCGTTTGCGCTGCATGATGCCAACTATAATCAACCCATCGCTGGAACTACATTATCACTTGAATCTAAAGGTCAAACCGTAATAGATGCAGATGGTAATGAATGCTCTACAAATGGAGAATTATCAATAGATTCATTTGATTATGTTGAATCAAAAAAACCAGGCACTGAAATTTTATACGTTACTCTTACTAATGATAATGACACTGGAAAGAATATAAATGTCAACCTCAAGTTTAATTGGAAATGGAAAGGTAGCACAACTGTGAAATCGTACCAAGGTATACTTAAGTCTTCTTTAACTTCAACTCTTTGTAAAAAGCCGACTAACTCTAGCAGTAGCAGTTCAAATGGTGGTTCCTAGCCAATTTGATTTAACTAAAATCAAGCCAATCTCTCATTATTCTCGGGATTTAATTGAAAATAAACCGAAAATAATGAGAGATTATAATTCGAAATTGAGCCCTAATTGTGCAAAATTCAATCACAGACTGGCACACACGCCAGTAACGTCTATTCCTCAAACAACATACAGAGGTACGCAAAATTTTCGCGTTATGAATAATTACAATATTGGGATGGGAATAAAGAAATGAAAAATCAAGAGAAGGAGAAAGCTTTGAAGAAATAAGAAATGAAATACAAAATGTCTAATAAAAACACTCAAAACATTACAAGCGCATAAATATTGCGCCTAATGCTTTAGTTGATGATTAAAGCAAGGAATGGATTTATATTATACTTATGCACTTTTAATAGGCCGATCTACGAGTTCCACGATAGCCATTAATGCCATGTCTCCTGGACGAAAACCATTTTTGAGGATACGTAAATAACCACCTGGACGCTCTCGATAGCGCGGCCCTAATTCATTAAACAGCTTGGTAACGACGCCACGATTCCGCAGGCGTGCAAAAGCCAGCCGCCGATGAGCGACGGAATCAATTTTTGCTAGAGTAATAAGAGGCTCAACAACTCTGCGTAACTCCTTAGCTTTTGGTAGTGTGGTACGGATAATTTCATTCTCGAACAAAGAACCTGCCATATTTTTAAGCATCGCATGACGATGACTTGAGTTACGACTTAATTGCCGACCACTATTACGGTGACGCATGATCGATACCTTGAATTTTAATGTGTTTACAAATTAATTTAACTTTTCTTCATTATTATTACGATACATGCTTGGCACTGGCCAATTTTCTAGCTTCATACCCAACGATAACCCTTTAGAAACTAGCACATCTTTAATTTCGGTAAGCGATTTTTTTCCTAAATTAGGTGTTTTGAGCAACTCAACCTCGGTACGTTGAATTAAATCGCCAATCAGGAAAATATTTTCGGCTTTTAAACAATTAGCTGAACGTACTGTAAGTTCTAAATCATCTACAGGACGCAGCAGGAGTGGATTAACATCAATCCCACGCGGCTGGTTCATGAATTCTTCTTTACCTTGAAGCTCCACGAATACCGCAAGTTGCTCCTGAAGAATGGTAGCAGCAATCCTGATGGTTTCCTCGGGATCAACCGTGCCATTAGTCTCTAAATCAAGAACCAGCCGATCTAGGTTAGTTCTTTGTTCAACACGGGCGCTTTCGACGTTATAAGTTACACGACGAATGGGACTGAAAGATGCATCAAGTAAAAGTTTTTCAATGGATCTCTGTTCTTCTTCGCCTGGTTGTCGTACCAATGCTGGTTGATAGCCACGCCCGCGACGTACCTTGAGCCTCATGGTAAGCTCGCCATCTTTAGTAAGATTAGCAATGACATGGGTAGGATTAAAAATTTCTAAATCTGGTTCATATTGAAAATCCCCTGCCAATACTTGACCTGGACCTTTTTTAGTTAACGTCATGTAGGACTCGATATGGTCTCCAACCATACGAATGGCTAAACCTTTAAGATTGAGTAAAATATCGATGATATCCTCTTGAACACCTTCTTTAGTAGTGTAATCATGAAGTACACCCTCAATTTCAGCTTCTACCACCGCTGCTCCGGGAATTGATGAAAGAAGAATTCTCCGCAATGAATTTCCTAAAGTATGACCGAAACCACGCTCAAGAGGTTCAACTATCACTTGCGCCCGAAACGGACTTACGGCCTGGACTTTAACTAGGCCCAGGCGAGGCTTAAGATCCGCTACCGCACTCTGCATTTGGAGGCCCATAAATTATTTGGAATACAACTCAACAACCATTTGCTCGCTGATCGTAGCGGGTAAATCGCTACGTTCGGGCAATCTTTTGAAAATACCTTGCATTTTGTTGGCATCGACTTCTATCCATGAGGGAATACCGCGCTGAACAGCCATTTCCAGAGCTGCTTTGATACGCAGATGTTCTTTTGCTTTATCCACCACGGCAATTATATCGTTAGGACGAACTTGGTAAGATGGAATATTGACACGTTGACCATTGACAACAATGGTATTATGACGCACAAGCTGACGCGCCTCAGAGCGCGAAGCACCAAACCCCATGTGATGAACTACACTATCAAGTCGTGACTCCAATGATTTAAGTAAATTTTCGCCGGTTGAACCCTTTTTTCGATCAGCTTCTTCATAATAAAGGTGGAATTGCTGCTCCAAGACACCATAGATACGACGAATCTTCTGCTTTTCACGTAGCTGTCCGGCATAATCAGAAAGTCGGGAACGGCGTTGACCGTGTTGGCCAGGTGGAAATGGACGTACTTCCACTGCACACTTTGCAGTAAAGCACTTTTCACCTTTAAGAAAGAGCTTTTCTCCCTCACGACGACAATGACGACATTTCGATCCGATATACTTTGCCATAAGAAGCCCTCCAGCTCAGACTCGTCGCTTCTTTGGGGGGCGACAGCCATTATGGGGAATAGGAGTCACATCATTAATACTGATTACTTTAAATCCCCCAGCATTCAATGCACGTACTGCGGATTCTCGTCCTGGCCCAGGACCTTTGACCCTGACTTCAACATTTTTCATTCCAAATTCTTTCACGATTATTCCTACTTTTTCTGCAGCAACTTGAGCAGCAAAAGGTGTACTTTTGCGTGAGCCACGAAAACCACTACCGCCCGCAGTTGCCCACGCTAATGCATTTCCTTGACGATCAGTGATAGTAATAATTGTGTTATTGAAAGAGGCATGCACATGGGCTATACCATCCACGATATTTTTTTTTACGCGCTTACGAACGCGACTGACTGCTTTAACCATAGATTTCCTGTCAGAGTGGAGCCATTATTTTTTAATGGGCTTGCGAGGTCCTTTACGAGTACGGGCATTTGTTCTAGTACGCTGGCCACGCACTGGCAAACCACGTCGATGACGCAACCCTCGATAGCAACCAAGGTCCATAAGTCGTTTAATACTCATTGATATCTCACGCCTGAGATCTCCTTCGACGGTATACTTGCTTACTTCCATCCGCAGAGCGTCGATTTCAGCTTCACTTAAATCAACAACCTTGCGCTCTGGTCGAATACCCGTCGCGGCACAGATTACCCTAGCATGGCTCGCTCCGATGCCATAAATAGCCTGAAGGCCAATTATTGTATGCTTTTGAGCCGGAATGTTAATACCAGCAATGCGGGCCATCCAATTTTCTCCTAAAATCATTAATTGGCTAATTTAAGATTGTAAAATAGTACATAACGAGACTGCAAGATGATCTATTTATTTCTCTATAATTTTTTATCAAAAATTCATACCTAAAAAGACGCATAAAGATTATTATTAACCCTGACGTTGCTTATGCCGAGCATCTTCACAAATCACACGTACCACACCTTTACGACGAATAATTTTACAATTACGACACATTTTTTTTACAGAAGCGCGCACTTTCATTTTGATCCCCTAATTTTAACTCCGTTCAACGAACCAACCCAGTTCCAGTTCGACCGCTAGCCTTGAAATTTTTTTTCAACAAACCATCATATTGGTGAGACATAATGTGTGCCTGGATCTGTGCCATAAAATCCATGACTACCACTACAATAATTAACAATGAAGTACCACCAAAATAAAATGGAACATTCCAGTTCAAGATTAAGAATTCCGGTAACAAGCAGACAACCGTAATGTAGATTGCTCCTGCGATAGTTAAGCGTGACATTACCTGATCAATATAACGTGCAGTTTGCTCGCCAGGTCTAAATCCTGGAATGAAAGCACCCGATTTTTTTAAATTTTCTGCTGTTTCTTTTGGATCAAACACTAATGCTGTATAAAAAAAAGAGAAAAATACAATAGCAATCGCATAAGTTAAAACATAAATTGGTTGTCCAGGCGATAATGTAGAGGAAATGTCATGTAACCATTCCATTCCTTCCGCTTGACCGAACCATCCACCCAACGTTGCTGGAAATAAAATAATGGATGATGCGAAAATAGGTGGAATAACTCCCGCCATATTCAATTTAAGCGGAAGATGACTAGTTTGACCTGCATATAGACGTCTGCCTTGTTGACGCTTGGCGTAATTAACTGTAATGCGACGTTGACCCTTTTCAACAAAAACAACAAACCCAGTTACCGCCACAGCAATGGCGAGTAAAAATAACACCAATAATGCATGCATCTCACCAGTACGAGCCAATTCTAAAGTGCTACCTATTGCTGCTGGTAGACCTGCTACAATGCCTCCAAAAATAATCATCGAAATACCGTTACCTATACCACGTTCAGTAACCTGTTCGCCTAACCACATTAAAAAAAGAGTTCCTGTTACAAGTGATATAGTCGCAATAAAACGAAATCCCCAACCTGCTTCTACTACTACAGGATATCCGCCTGCAATTTGACTTTCCAAGGCAATAGCAACACCCACTGCTTGAACACTTGCCAGAATGACCGTTCCATAACGAGTGTATTGAGTAATTTTACGTCTACCTGATTCACCTTCTTTCTTCAGTTGTTCCAACTTTGGATGTACTACTGTGAGAAGCTGCAAAATAATGGATGCCGATATATAAGGCATGATTCCTAATGCAAATACTGTTAAGCGTCGTAAAGCTCCTCCCGAGAACATATTGAACATATCCAAAATAGTGCCCTTCTGAGATCGAAATAACTCCGCTAATGCTAAAGGATCAATCCCAGGCACTGGAATATGCGCTCCAATCCTGAATACTACTAATGCTCCAAGAAGAAACAAAAGGCGTTGCTTAAGTTCAGTGAATCTGCCTACTCCTCCAGCCAGATTTGTATTCATTAATACTCAATCCTCAACGGAGCCACCCACTGCTTCAATTGCCGATCGTGCACCTGAACTTACTCCCACACCCTTAAGCGTAATTGGATACTCTAAAGTTCCACGAACGATAACTTTAGCTTTTTTTACAGTACGAGATACGATTCCCGCTGACTTAAGAATGGCTAAATCAACAATTTGTTTATTAAACTGTCCAAGTTGATATAAACGAACCTCAGCTACATCATTAGATGTCAATGATAGAAATCCAAATTTAGGTAAACGCCGTTGTAATGGCATCTGTCCTCCCTCAAAACCGACCTTATGATAACCACCCGCCCGGGCTTTTTGGCCCTTGTGACCACGCCCTGATGTTTTACCAAAACCAGATCCAATGCCGCGTCCTAAACGCTTAGGTGTGAACTTGGAGCCTTGAGCGGGTTTGAGAGTATTCATTCTCATGAACATGACTCCTCAACACGAAGTAAATAAGAAATTTTGCAAATCATTCCCTTCACGGATGGAGTATCTTCAAGTATGACTGTTTGATTAATACGACGAAGTCCTAAGCCAATCAGTGTAGCTCGATGCGATGGTAATCGACCATAACGACTACGAATTAATGTTATTTTTACGGTTTTTTTGACCATGACATTAACTCAAAATTTCTTCAATGGTTTTTCCCCGCTTGGCTGCAACTATTTCTGGAGCCAGCATCATACGTAATCCTTTAAGAGTTGCACGAACCACATTAATAGGATTTGTGGATCCCATATTTTTAGAAAGAACATCCTTAATTCCTACCACATCAAAAACAGCACGCATCGCACCACCCGCTATTATACCTGTTCCTTCGGAAGCAGGTTGCATATAAACTCGTGCTGCACCATGTTCAGAAGTTATAGGATAGTACAATGTTTGACCATTAATAGGTACTTTACGTAGATCACGCCGCGCGCTTTCCATTGCTTTCTGTATAGCCGCAGGTACTTCTCGTGCTTTACCTCTACCGATACCTACACGACCCTTACCATCACCTACCACGGTCAAAGCGGAAAAGCTAAATTGACGCCCCCCTTTGACAACTTTAGCGACACGATTAACAGCAACCAATTTTTCTTGTAAGCCATCATTGTTCTTAGGAACGTCGTACGATGCCATTGATTCAGCCTTAAATTAAAATTTCAAACCTTGCTCACGAGCGGCATCAGCTAGTGCTTTAACCCTTCCATGATACTGAAAACCACTACGATCAAAGGCAACATTGGTAATCCCCACAGCTAGTGCCCGTTCTGCTACTAATCGACCTACCGCTGCTGCTGCTTTAATATTACCAGTATAAAGTAAACTCAACTTTAAGATCGGATCCACAGTTGAAGCAGACACTAACACATGATTACCTCTAGAAGTAATCACCTGCGCATAAATATGGCGTGGAGTACGATGAATACATAAACGTGTAGCACACATTTCACGAATTTTGATGCGAGTCCGTAATGCACGCCGCAATCTAGCACTTTTTTTATCCATATATGAGAACTCTATTTTTTCTTAGCTTCTTTACGGACAATAACTTCATCTGAATATTTGACGCCTTTTCCCTTGTAGGGTTCTGGTGGTCTATAGGATCGAATATTCGCCGCTACCTGTCCTACTAATTGACGGCTAACACCATTGATCAAAATTTCAGTAGATGATGGAGTTTCGATCTTAATTCCTTCAGGAACATTAAAAATCAACGGATGTGAGTAGCCCAAAGTCAAATTAAGTTTGGCACCTTGCGCCTGAGCACGATATCCTACACCGACTAATTCAAGCTTACGCTGAAAACCAATTGTTACCCCTTTAACCATATTGAAGAGTAATGCTCGTGTTGTACCAGCATGCTGATCAGCATCCGTGGTTAAGGGAATTATATGTAACATATTGCCTTGTTGTATTATTTGAACCTGAGGAAATAAATCAAGCTGAATCTCACCTTTTGGCCCTTTAACACGCACTCGTTTGCTATCAATACCTATTTGTACTCCCGCAGGAAGAGCAACGGGTTTCTTCGCTATTCTAGACATAGAATCAACCATTAAAAGAAATGACACAAAACTTCACCACCCTGTCCTGCGGAACGCGCCGCACGATCAGTCATAATTCCTTTTGGGGTCGAAATAATAGCAATTCCTAATCCACCCATAATTTTTGGTAATTCATTACAATTTTTATAGATACGTAATCCTGGTCGACTAGCCCTGCGTACTTGTTCAATAACTGGCATATTTTGGAAATATTTAAGAGTAATAGTTAAGGCTGATTTACCTTTTAATTCTTGAGTAATTACATCCTGAATATAACCTTCTGCTTTAAGTAGTTCAGCGATAGCCTGTTTTAATTTAGAATGCGGTATAGTTACCGCGACCTTCCGTAACGCTTGACCATTACGAATCTGTGTTAGCATATCGGCGATAGGATCGGTCATGCTCATCTGCTAATTACTCCTAATTTAGTAATCCAACAATTAGTTCAGACATCACTACCAACTTGCCTTAACCAATCCAGGAATATCACCACGCATTGCAGCTTCACGTAATTTATTACGTGCTAAACCGAATTTACGATAATAACCATGCGGACGCCCAGTAATTCGGCATCGATTATGCAGTCGTACCGCACTCGAGTCTCGAGGTAACAACCATAATTGATGTGCAGCTTTAGTACGTTCTTCGTCACTGAGATGAAGATCAATGATACGTTTTTTTAGATCGGCACGCTTCTCAGCGTATTTTTTAACTAACTGAATTCGACGCTTTTCTCGATTCGCCATGCAGGTCTTTGCCATGATCATGTCCGGAAAGGAAAATTAAATGCTTGTAATAACTCACGCCCTTCCTCATCAGAGGAAGCTGTGGTAGTGATTGTAATATCTAATCCTCTCAATCGATCAATTTTATCGTAATCAATTTCTGGAAAAATAATTTGTTCCTTTATTCCTAGACTAAAATTACCTCTACCATCGAATGAACGAGGACTGATACCACGGAAATCACGCATTCGTGGAATAGAAACATTCACCAGGCGATCAAAAAATTCGTACATTCTTTCTTGACGCAGTGTAACTTTACACCCAATAGGCCATCCTTCACGAACCTTAAAATTAGCGACAGATTTACGTGCCTTAGTCACTACTGGTTTTTGACCAGAGATTCTAGCTAAATCAGCAAGCGCATTTTCCAGAATTTTTTTATCAAAAACTGCTTCACCTACTCCCATGTTAAGAGTAATCTTAGCAAGATGCGGCACCTGCATAACACTTTTGTAACTAAACCGATCCATAAGTTTTGGAATAACAACTTGGCGGTAATAATTTTTTAATCGAGACATGGTATATTTACCTAGCCTTCACCTAGATTTCACTGAAATAATTATATTTAACTAAGATTTAAATCTTAAATTATATAATATATTATATATTATATATTATATAATTTCATTATTTGATTTAAAATAACGCACTTTACGTCCATCTGCCAAAAATCGAAATCCGACATGATCTCCTTTACAGGTTGCAGAGTTATATAGCATCACATTAGAAACATGAAGCGGCATTGCCTTTTCAACAATTGCTGGATTTATATTTTTTCTCGGATTACCACGAGTATGCCGTTTAGCAATATTGATACCTTCTACTACAACACGATTTTTACTGGTTATAATACGATCAACCGTACCACGCTTTCCTTTGTCTTTACCAGCAATAATAAGAACCTGATCACCTTTCTTAATTTTATTCATAAGAATCAATTCCGTCTCACAATACTTCTGGCGCAAGCGAAACTATCTTCATAAAACGTTCGCTACGTAATTCACGAGTAACTGGACCAAAAATACGGGTACCAATTGGTTGGAGTTGATTATTCAATAATACAGCAGCATTACCATCAAAACGAATTAATGATCCATCTGGTCTTCGTACTCCTTTACGAGTACGAACTACTACAGCATCATATACATCACCTTTTTTTACTTTACCTCGTGGGATTGCTTCCTTAATACTTACTTTAATAATATCTCCAATTCCAGCATAATGCCGTTTTGATCCCCCTAAAACCTTGATACACATCACCCTACGTGCGCCACTATTATCCGCTGCATCAAGAATAGTCTGCATCTGAATCATTAATAATTTCTCCTAACCACAAATTCTAATTTTTCTCTCAGAGATATAGATAAAATAATAGCATCAAAGCATATAAAAGCCAACCCTGATTCATGAGTTAACTGACATTAAATTATTAAATTAATTTTTCCATAATTTCTGCTAAACGCCAACTTTTAGTTTTAGCCAAAGGACGACATTGTTCAATGGATACCACATCACCTTCTTGACAAATATTGTTTTCGTCATGTGCATGATACTTTGTGGATCGAAGCATGTACTTTTGATAAAGAGGATGTTTAACTTGACGTTCTACCAATACAGTAATGGTTTTATCCATTTTGTTACTAATTACTCGACCGATTACCTTACGCGTAATTTTTTCCGCATACTCACTCATAGATTCGCCTTTTATTAATCTACCCGGTTTTTTCATTTAACACCGTTTTGACACGGGCAATATTACGGCGTACTGTCTTGAACTGATGATTTTTTGTAAATTGTTGATTTGATGCACGCTGCATGCGAAGATTAAAATGTTCTCGCAATAAAGCTAAAAGTTCAATATTTAACTCATCAGCACCTTTTTTTCTCAATTCTGAGGCATTCATCACATCACCGTCCGAATAACAAAAATAGTTTGTACCGGCAGTTTGGCCGCTGCTAAACGAAAAGCCTCACGAGCAATTTCTTCGCTTACTCCTTCCATCTCATAAAGCATCCTCCCTGGCTGAACTTGTGCAATCCAGAATTCCACGCCACCTTTCCCATTACCCATACGTACTTCAAGAGGTTTTTTGGTAATAGGTTTATCCGGAAAAATTCGAATCCACAACTTTCCACCACGTTTGACATGACGACTGACTGTACGCCGAGCAGCTTCAATTTGACGAGAAGTGAGCTGTCCCCACCCCAAAGATTTAAGCCCGTAAGCACCAAAGCTTACTTGATTTGCACTTGTAGCTACACCACGATTACGCAGTTTTTGCTGTTTGCGAAATTTAGTTCTTTTGGGCTGCAACATAATTAATAGCTCCGATCACCCCGTTGAGAGCGATCTCCACGGTCACCACGATGACTACCGCGTTCACCACGTGAACCCCGTTCACTACGCTCTCCTTTTTCACCACGCTCGCTTCGTTCACCACGCCCACTGGCCTGTTTTTCAGTGCTTATTTCTGTAATTCCATCTCTACTACCCAAAATTTCACCTTTAAAAATCCAAACTTTTACTCCGATTACGCCATAGGTTGTACGGGCTTCAGCAAGACCATAATCAACATCGGCACGAAAAGTATGTAATGGTACACGACCCTCGTGATACCATTCGCTTCGCGCAATTTCAGCACCATTAAGCCGCCCTGAAATACGTACCTTAATACCTAATCCGCCAATTCTCATTGCATTAGTTACAGCACGTTTCATAGCTCTGCGAAACATAATACGCTTTTCAAGCTGTTGCGCAATGCTTTCTGCTACTAATTGCGCATCTAGTTCCGCCTTACGAATTTCTTCAATTGAGACCCGCACAGGCATATTCATAATTTGTCCTAACTCTTTACGCAAGAATTCAATATCTTCGCCTTTTTTACCGATTACAATCCCTGGTCGAGCGGTATGAATAGTAACATGAGCATTGCGTGCTGGCCGTTCGATATAGATACGACTCACTGAAGCAGCTGCAAGTTTCTTACGAAGATAATCTCTAACTTTGATATCCATATTGAGATAATCTGGAAATTCTTTTGTATTAGCATACCACTTTGCATTCCAATCACGTACGATACCCAGACGAATGCCGATCGGATTAACTTTATGCCCCATGCTAACCCCAATTACTTATCAGCGACAGTCACAGTAATGTGACTAGTACGCTTCAGAATATGCGAGCCTCGACCCTTAGCGCGAGCGTGCATACGCTTGGCAATGGGGCCCCCATTGACCCAAATAGCTGATACTCGTAAATCATCAACATCAGCCCCTGCATTATGTTCAGCATTGGCAATAGCAGATTCTAATACTTTTTTAACGATACCTGCGGCTTTTTTGTTAGTAAATGCAAGAACATTAAGCGCACGCCCAACAGGTAAACCGCGAACTAAATCCGCAACTAAGCGAGTTTTTTGCGCTGAAATTCGTGCGTAACGCAATGTGGCTTTTGTTTCAGCCATGCCAGACCCCATCATTTTTTCTTGGTCTTTCTGTCCGCAGCATGTCCTTTAAAAACACGCGTCGCGGCAAATTCACCCAATTTATGGCCAATCATATTTTCGGTAATCATTACCGGCACATGTGCTCGACCGTTATGAATTGCAATAGTTAGCCCGATCATGTCAGGCACCACCATGGAACGACGCGACCATGTTTTAATAGGACGCTTGCTTCCAGAGGCGGTAACCCCCTCTACTTTCTTAGCCAAATGCAGATCGACAAATGGCCCTTTCTTAATGGAACGTGGCACTTTTCCGACCTCGCTTAACCCTATTTCCGATGACGTCGACGTACGATCATATTAGTTGTTCGTTTGTTGTGGCGAGTTTTATGACCCTTTGTAGGTTGACCCCATGGACTAACCGGGTGACGACCACCAGAAGTGCGCCCCTCACCACCGCCGTGTGGATGATCAACTGGATTCATAGCCACCCCACGAACTGTAGGTCGAATACCTCTCCAACGTTTAGCACCTGCCTTCCCCAACGAAGACAAAGAATGTTCCTCGTTGCCTACTTCACCAATTGTAGCTCGACACTCAGCGTGAACCTTACGTATTTCTCCAGAACGTAACCTTAATGTTACGTAAGCACCATCCCTAGCAATAAGTTGAGCCGATGCTCCTGCACTTCGAGCAAGTTGAGCTCCCTTACCCGGCTTCATTTCCACGCAGTGAATCAATGAACCTACCGGTACATTACGTAATGGTAAGCAATTACCTGGTTTAATCGATGCCTCGTTACCGGAAAGAATTTCATTTCCAACATTTACTCCCTTAGGAGCAATAATATAACGTCGCTCACCATCAATATAAAGAACCAATGCAAGATGAGCACTTCGGTTGGGATCATATTCTAAGCGTTCAACACGCCCTGGAACTCCATCCTTGTCTCGTTTAAAATCAACGAAACGGTAATGTTGACGTTGACCTCCACCCTGATGGCGTGTAGTAATGCGACCCTGATTATTGCGCCCCCCTTTTTTAATCTGACTTTCTACAAGTGGCTTAAAGGGACTACCTTTATGTAAATCAGGAGTTATTACCTGAACTACAAAACGACGCCCGGGCGAAGTAGGCTTTGCTTTGATGATGGTCATAATTAAAACCTTATCACTAATTGCATCAAAAGAAATGATCTTAAATAAAATTTCTAAACTTTATTAAAAAATAAAATTACGCTTAATTTTATCTTTATATTTTTAAATATTTTAGTATTAGGATTTGGAATCTAACATATCTATTGAGAAACCTGGCTGCAAAGACACATAGGCTTTTTTCCAATCGCTTCGCTTTCCCAATCTTCGTCCAAAACGCTTAATCTTACCTTTTACATTAACTGTTTGGACAGTATCTACTTTAACATTGAACAGTAACTCTACAGCATTTTTAATCTCCGACTTGTTCGCATCACATAAAACTCGAAACGTTGCCTGATTACTATTAGCATTCAGTTTTACTGTCTTTTCTGAAATACGTAGATATCGTAAGACTTTTATTAGCCGTTCCTGGTTCATGCGAGTCTCTCTTCAATTTGCCGTAAAGCACCTACAGTCATGAGTACCTTTTCAAACTTTACCAAACTCACCGGATCAACAACCCTGGCTTCGACAAGCCCCACACTGTGCAAATTGCGTGCAGCTAAATAGAGGTGCTCAGTTAAAGCATCAGTAATAATAAGCACATTTACTTTTTCTTTACCATGATCTTTACCGTGATCTTGATCATTACATCTGACTAATGGAGGAATAGTAGTAAATAAAGAGACAAGTTCTCGAGTTTTGGGCGTAACTGGCTGAAGCTCATCTACGACAATTAAACGATCTTGGCGAACTAACTCGGAAAGAATCGACCGCATCGCACCTCGATACATTTTACGATTAACTTTTTGTGTATGATCTTGAGGGCGAGCCGCAAAAGTTCTACCCCCGCCTCGCCATAATGGACTACGTGTCGTACCTGCACGGGCACGACCTGTA
This is a stretch of genomic DNA from Gammaproteobacteria bacterium. It encodes these proteins:
- a CDS encoding hypothetical protein (Evidence 5 : Unknown function) — translated: MVVPSQFDLTKIKPISHYSRDLIENKPKIMRDYNSKLSPNCAKFNHRLAHTPVTSIPQTTYRGTQNFRVMNNYNIGMGIKK
- the rplQ gene encoding 50S ribosomal subunit protein L17 → MRHRNSGRQLSRNSSHRHAMLKNMAGSLFENEIIRTTLPKAKELRRVVEPLITLAKIDSVAHRRLAFARLRNRGVVTKLFNELGPRYRERPGGYLRILKNGFRPGDMALMAIVELVDRPIKSA
- the rpoA gene encoding RNA polymerase subunit alpha, translated to MGLQMQSAVADLKPRLGLVKVQAVSPFRAQVIVEPLERGFGHTLGNSLRRILLSSIPGAAVVEAEIEGVLHDYTTKEGVQEDIIDILLNLKGLAIRMVGDHIESYMTLTKKGPGQVLAGDFQYEPDLEIFNPTHVIANLTKDGELTMRLKVRRGRGYQPALVRQPGEEEQRSIEKLLLDASFSPIRRVTYNVESARVEQRTNLDRLVLDLETNGTVDPEETIRIAATILQEQLAVFVELQGKEEFMNQPRGIDVNPLLLRPVDDLELTVRSANCLKAENIFLIGDLIQRTEVELLKTPNLGKKSLTEIKDVLVSKGLSLGMKLENWPVPSMYRNNNEEKLN
- the rpsD gene encoding 30S ribosomal subunit protein S4, coding for MAKYIGSKCRHCRREGEKLFLKGEKCFTAKCAVEVRPFPPGQHGQRRSRLSDYAGQLREKQKIRRIYGVLEQQFHLYYEEADRKKGSTGENLLKSLESRLDSVVHHMGFGASRSEARQLVRHNTIVVNGQRVNIPSYQVRPNDIIAVVDKAKEHLRIKAALEMAVQRGIPSWIEVDANKMQGIFKRLPERSDLPATISEQMVVELYSK
- the rpsK gene encoding 30S ribosomal subunit protein S11, with protein sequence MVKAVSRVRKRVKKNIVDGIAHVHASFNNTIITITDRQGNALAWATAGGSGFRGSRKSTPFAAQVAAEKVGIIVKEFGMKNVEVRVKGPGPGRESAVRALNAGGFKVISINDVTPIPHNGCRPPKKRRV
- the rpsM gene encoding 30S ribosomal subunit protein S13 is translated as MARIAGINIPAQKHTIIGLQAIYGIGASHARVICAATGIRPERKVVDLSEAEIDALRMEVSKYTVEGDLRREISMSIKRLMDLGCYRGLRHRRGLPVRGQRTRTNARTRKGPRKPIKK
- the secY gene encoding Sec translocon subunit SecY, whose protein sequence is MNTNLAGGVGRFTELKQRLLFLLGALVVFRIGAHIPVPGIDPLALAELFRSQKGTILDMFNMFSGGALRRLTVFALGIMPYISASIILQLLTVVHPKLEQLKKEGESGRRKITQYTRYGTVILASVQAVGVAIALESQIAGGYPVVVEAGWGFRFIATISLVTGTLFLMWLGEQVTERGIGNGISMIIFGGIVAGLPAAIGSTLELARTGEMHALLVLFLLAIAVAVTGFVVFVEKGQRRITVNYAKRQQGRRLYAGQTSHLPLKLNMAGVIPPIFASSIILFPATLGGWFGQAEGMEWLHDISSTLSPGQPIYVLTYAIAIVFFSFFYTALVFDPKETAENLKKSGAFIPGFRPGEQTARYIDQVMSRLTIAGAIYITVVCLLPEFLILNWNVPFYFGGTSLLIIVVVVMDFMAQIQAHIMSHQYDGLLKKNFKASGRTGTGLVR
- the rplO gene encoding 50S ribosomal subunit protein L15, producing the protein MRMNTLKPAQGSKFTPKRLGRGIGSGFGKTSGRGHKGQKARAGGYHKVGFEGGQMPLQRRLPKFGFLSLTSNDVAEVRLYQLGQFNKQIVDLAILKSAGIVSRTVKKAKVIVRGTLEYPITLKGVGVSSGARSAIEAVGGSVED